The following proteins come from a genomic window of Paramicrobacterium humi:
- a CDS encoding glycosyltransferase 87 family protein has product MRSRIALWAAFLAAHLVVAWLCLHAPGLPLGDVTLVYGPWLDQAFAGGPVVGIDLPWVYPLLAIAPMAASALFGMQRYGETWLLLVTGLDAIAFAVLLGNGRSRPRRIAAWWWTVAILLLGPIALARIDAVTVPIAIVGGLLALRRPRLAGALLAIVTWMKVWPAAMLAGLVIASRRRWAVVGAAAVVSAAVVVIALVLGGGRYVLSFLGEQTGRGLQLEAPISTVYLWQAAFHVPGAFIYYDRGILTYQVTGADVDIVIALATPLLVAATVVVVLIGLRAARAGAPVVRLLPELVLGLVLALIVFNKVGSPQFMVWLFAPVILGLVLQGSRFAAPGLAVLGLALLTHIVYPYWYGMLLGAHLPMVIVLTVRNLGYVLLLAWSLARVWRCGSAARALRETADSQPA; this is encoded by the coding sequence GTGAGAAGCCGGATCGCGCTGTGGGCAGCGTTTCTCGCCGCTCACCTCGTGGTCGCCTGGCTGTGTCTGCACGCGCCCGGGCTGCCGCTCGGCGACGTCACTCTCGTGTACGGGCCGTGGCTCGATCAGGCGTTCGCCGGCGGACCGGTTGTCGGCATCGATCTTCCCTGGGTGTACCCGCTTCTCGCCATCGCGCCGATGGCGGCATCCGCCCTATTCGGGATGCAGCGCTACGGGGAGACCTGGCTGCTGCTCGTGACCGGGCTCGACGCGATCGCGTTCGCTGTGCTGCTGGGCAATGGGCGCAGCCGGCCTCGGCGTATCGCCGCGTGGTGGTGGACCGTCGCTATCCTGCTGCTCGGCCCGATCGCTCTCGCCCGCATCGATGCCGTCACCGTCCCGATTGCGATCGTCGGCGGGCTTCTCGCGCTGCGGCGCCCGCGCCTCGCCGGCGCGCTGCTCGCGATCGTGACCTGGATGAAGGTGTGGCCGGCGGCGATGCTGGCGGGACTGGTCATCGCCTCGCGCCGACGATGGGCGGTCGTCGGGGCGGCCGCGGTCGTGTCGGCGGCCGTCGTCGTCATCGCGCTCGTTCTCGGCGGTGGTCGGTACGTGCTGAGCTTCCTCGGGGAGCAGACGGGAAGGGGCCTGCAGCTCGAGGCGCCGATCTCGACGGTGTATCTCTGGCAGGCGGCCTTTCACGTGCCGGGCGCGTTCATCTACTACGACCGCGGCATTCTCACGTACCAGGTGACGGGCGCCGACGTCGACATCGTCATCGCGCTCGCCACGCCGCTTCTCGTCGCCGCGACCGTCGTCGTGGTGCTGATCGGGCTGCGCGCCGCTCGAGCGGGAGCGCCCGTCGTGCGGCTTCTGCCCGAACTGGTGCTCGGGCTCGTACTCGCACTGATCGTCTTCAACAAGGTGGGTTCTCCGCAGTTCATGGTGTGGCTTTTCGCCCCCGTCATCCTCGGACTCGTGCTGCAGGGCTCGCGCTTCGCCGCGCCGGGACTCGCGGTTCTCGGACTCGCCCTGCTCACCCATATCGTGTATCCGTACTGGTACGGGATGCTGCTGGGCGCGCACCTGCCCATGGTGATCGTTCTCACGGTGCGGAACCTCGGCTACGTCCTGCTGCTGGCGTGGTCGCTCGCACGGGTGTGGCGATGCGGTAGCGCTGCTCGAGCCCTGCGGGAGACAGCCGACTCTCAGCCCGCGTGA
- a CDS encoding NADH:flavin oxidoreductase/NADH oxidase, which produces MSALFSPIDVGPLVIRNRVWLSPMCQYSCMERDGMPAAWHLIHLGGFAAGGFGLVMTEATAVSAEGRISDRDTGIWTDEQASAWAPIVEAIRAQGATAGIQLAHAGRKASTYAPWGAPAKGTIPAADGGWSTVAPSDVAFEGYVAPVALDAEGIDKVVADFVAAAVRACTVGFEAIEIHAAHGYLLHQFLSPLSNRRDDEYGGSLENRARLLLRIVREVRAVIGARALLVRLSGTDWAEEGEDRWDAEACAQVARAATEAGADGFDISSGGILAHPSIPLGPGYQVPFAETVRAAVDVPVSAVGLITDAEQAERIVADGRADAVMLGREALRNPQLANAWSVSLAAGTPGVPGQYERAY; this is translated from the coding sequence GTGTCAGCACTGTTCTCGCCCATCGACGTCGGACCGCTCGTCATCCGCAACCGCGTGTGGCTCTCGCCGATGTGCCAGTACTCGTGCATGGAGCGTGACGGGATGCCGGCAGCGTGGCATCTCATCCACTTGGGCGGGTTCGCGGCCGGCGGTTTCGGTCTCGTCATGACCGAGGCGACTGCCGTCAGCGCGGAAGGCCGCATCTCCGACCGCGACACCGGAATCTGGACGGACGAGCAGGCGAGCGCGTGGGCGCCGATCGTCGAGGCGATCCGCGCGCAAGGCGCGACGGCGGGCATTCAGCTCGCGCACGCGGGCAGAAAGGCCTCGACGTACGCGCCGTGGGGCGCCCCGGCGAAGGGGACCATCCCGGCCGCGGACGGCGGCTGGAGCACCGTCGCGCCATCGGACGTCGCGTTCGAGGGTTATGTCGCGCCCGTCGCCCTCGACGCGGAGGGCATCGACAAGGTCGTTGCCGATTTCGTCGCCGCCGCGGTTCGCGCCTGCACGGTCGGATTCGAAGCGATCGAGATTCACGCGGCACACGGCTACCTGCTCCACCAGTTCCTGTCCCCGCTGTCGAACCGGCGAGACGACGAGTACGGCGGCTCCCTCGAGAACCGTGCCCGCCTTCTGCTGCGCATCGTGCGGGAGGTGCGCGCGGTGATCGGCGCGCGCGCACTGCTCGTGCGCTTGTCGGGGACCGACTGGGCCGAGGAAGGCGAGGACCGCTGGGATGCCGAGGCGTGCGCCCAGGTCGCGCGCGCGGCCACCGAGGCGGGCGCGGACGGCTTCGACATCTCCAGCGGCGGAATCCTCGCCCACCCGAGCATCCCGCTCGGCCCCGGATACCAAGTGCCGTTCGCCGAGACCGTCCGCGCCGCTGTCGACGTGCCGGTCAGCGCGGTCGGGCTCATCACCGACGCGGAGCAGGCCGAGCGCATCGTCGCCGACGGTCGCGCCGACGCCGTCATGCTCGGCAGAGAGGCACTGCGCAATCCGCAGCTCGCGAACGCCTGGTCGGTATCGCTCGCAGCCGGCACTCCCGGTGTTCCCGGCCAGTACGAGCGCGCCTACTGA
- a CDS encoding hemolysin family protein, with protein sequence MTEWIMLAAGLVLTVGTGLFVASEFSLVNLDRADLEARRERGETRLSMTISALKITSTHLSSAQLGITLTTLLTGYLLEPAISSLISGPIVGAGVPAEVIRPVSAVVAVILATLLSMIIGELVPKNFALALPLATAKIAVPFQVVFTAVFKPAVIALNESANGILRAVGIEPKEELSGARSAEELSSLVRRSAGAGTLERDTATLLDRTLKFSARTASDVMTPRPRVDAVSRTDSAQTVIDLTRATGYSRFPVTDEGIDDIVGLVHVKRAVAVPKERRSEVPVSALQSDIVRVPETMRLDSMISQLRRRGYQMAVVVDEYGGTAGVATLEDLVEEIVGEVTDEHDRTRAGIVRTASGVTFPGGLRPDELRERTGVSISEEGPYETIAGFVMSELGRLPEVGDEVIVEEGTLRVTRLDGRRIDRIRFTRAAEEATHE encoded by the coding sequence ATGACTGAGTGGATCATGCTCGCCGCCGGCCTCGTGCTGACGGTCGGAACAGGTCTGTTCGTCGCGAGCGAGTTCTCGCTCGTCAATCTCGATCGCGCCGATCTCGAGGCGAGGCGCGAGCGCGGAGAGACGCGTCTGTCGATGACGATCTCCGCGTTGAAGATCACTTCGACGCACCTGTCGAGCGCGCAGCTGGGGATCACCCTGACGACGCTTCTCACCGGGTACCTGCTGGAACCGGCGATCTCGTCACTCATCTCGGGACCCATCGTCGGGGCCGGCGTGCCGGCCGAAGTCATCCGTCCGGTCTCCGCCGTCGTCGCAGTGATCCTCGCCACCCTCTTGTCGATGATCATCGGCGAACTCGTGCCGAAGAACTTCGCACTCGCGCTGCCTCTCGCGACGGCGAAGATCGCCGTTCCGTTCCAGGTCGTGTTCACCGCAGTGTTCAAACCGGCAGTGATCGCCCTGAACGAGAGCGCGAACGGCATCCTGCGGGCCGTGGGCATCGAGCCGAAGGAAGAGCTCTCCGGCGCCCGATCTGCCGAGGAGCTGTCGAGCCTCGTGCGCCGCAGTGCGGGAGCGGGGACGCTTGAGCGCGACACCGCGACGCTGCTTGACCGCACGCTTAAGTTCTCGGCGCGGACGGCGTCGGACGTCATGACGCCGCGCCCGCGCGTGGATGCCGTGAGCCGCACGGACTCCGCCCAGACGGTCATCGACCTGACGCGCGCGACAGGGTATTCGCGTTTTCCCGTGACCGATGAGGGCATCGACGACATCGTCGGGCTCGTTCACGTGAAGCGCGCCGTCGCCGTGCCGAAGGAGCGCCGATCGGAGGTTCCCGTGTCGGCGCTGCAATCCGACATCGTCCGGGTGCCCGAGACCATGCGGCTCGACTCCATGATCTCGCAGTTGCGTCGACGCGGATACCAGATGGCCGTCGTCGTCGACGAGTACGGCGGCACGGCCGGCGTCGCGACGCTCGAGGACCTCGTGGAGGAGATCGTCGGCGAAGTCACCGACGAGCACGACCGCACGCGCGCGGGCATCGTGCGCACAGCGTCCGGTGTGACCTTCCCCGGCGGCCTTCGGCCCGACGAGTTGCGAGAGCGCACGGGCGTGTCGATTTCCGAGGAGGGGCCGTACGAGACGATCGCCGGCTTCGTCATGAGCGAACTCGGCCGGCTTCCCGAGGTGGGCGACGAAGTCATCGTCGAGGAGGGCACGTTGCGCGTCACGCGACTCGACGGACGGCGCATCGACCGCATCCGCTTCACGCGAGCAGCGGAGGAGGCGACTCATGAGTGA
- a CDS encoding hemolysin family protein, with translation MSDWLGLVWLVVLLIGNAFFVASEFAVISARRSQIEPLAEKGKGSAKVALWAMEHATLMLATSQLGITVCSLLILNVSEPAIHHLLAMPLGLTGLSVEIIDTVAFIITLVLVSYLHVVFGEMVPKNISFSMPDRAVLLLARPLVWFGRVFKPVIWALNGSANGVLRLFRVEPKNEATSTFTLEEVATIVSQSTREGVLEDSTGTLVAAFEFTNKKVRDVAIPLDGLVTLGRDATPSQIQRAIAKRGFSRYVIVDEDGQPTGYVHLKDVLRDADEQDDDEPIPAKRIRQLVSLFDGTDLEDALTSMRRSGAHLAQAFDSDGNTTGVLFLEDIIEELVGTVEDATQRQ, from the coding sequence ATGAGTGACTGGCTCGGCCTCGTCTGGCTCGTCGTCCTGCTGATCGGCAACGCGTTCTTCGTCGCCTCCGAGTTCGCCGTCATCTCCGCGCGGCGCTCGCAGATCGAACCGCTCGCGGAGAAGGGCAAGGGCAGTGCGAAGGTCGCCCTGTGGGCGATGGAGCACGCGACGCTCATGCTCGCGACCTCGCAGCTCGGCATCACCGTGTGCTCGCTGCTCATCCTCAACGTGTCGGAGCCGGCGATCCACCATCTGCTGGCGATGCCGCTCGGGCTCACGGGGCTGAGCGTCGAGATCATCGACACCGTCGCGTTCATCATCACGCTCGTGCTCGTGTCCTATCTGCACGTCGTGTTCGGCGAGATGGTGCCGAAGAACATCTCGTTCTCGATGCCGGATCGTGCGGTGCTGCTTCTCGCGCGTCCGCTCGTGTGGTTCGGTCGTGTGTTCAAGCCCGTCATCTGGGCGCTCAACGGGTCGGCGAACGGGGTGCTGCGCCTGTTCCGCGTCGAGCCGAAGAACGAGGCGACGTCGACGTTCACGCTCGAGGAGGTCGCGACGATCGTGTCGCAATCGACGCGCGAGGGTGTGCTCGAGGACTCGACGGGCACGCTCGTCGCGGCGTTCGAGTTCACGAACAAGAAGGTGCGCGACGTCGCGATTCCGCTCGACGGCCTCGTCACGCTCGGCCGTGACGCCACACCGTCGCAGATCCAGCGGGCGATCGCGAAGCGCGGATTCTCACGCTATGTCATCGTCGACGAGGACGGCCAGCCCACGGGCTATGTCCACCTCAAGGACGTGCTGCGCGACGCCGATGAGCAGGACGACGACGAGCCGATCCCGGCAAAGCGCATCCGTCAGCTCGTGTCATTGTTCGACGGCACGGACCTTGAGGACGCGCTCACGAGCATGCGGCGCTCCGGCGCTCATCTCGCTCAGGCGTTCGACAGCGACGGAAACACGACCGGAGTGCTGTTCCTCGAGGACATCATCGAGGAACTCGTCGGCACCGTGGAGGACGCCACGCAGCGTCAGTAG
- a CDS encoding GuaB1 family IMP dehydrogenase-related protein: protein MKFIGAVPAHDLTYSDVFLVPSRSDVVSRLDVSLAPNDGTPATIPLVSANMNSVTGPRLAAALARRGGLGVLPQDMPLQELDSAIRWVKEQPVLWDSPLVFGPDATAADVLAILPAVEGHGIVIQDGSEFLGCIPAERLRSVLDDARLGDLLRGASASLDAEDITTGRQAFDLMVDADLTFTALLRHGKLVGTLSRRGALRSTLYAPATDGDGRLAAAAAIGVNGDVAGKARALAAAGVDVLVVDTAHGHQESMLRALAAVADLSLGIPIVAGNVVSAAGVADLVDAGASIIKVGVGPGAMCTTRMMTAVGRPQFSAVLETAEAARERGAHVWADGGVRYPRDVALALAAGASSVMIGSWFAGTIEGPGQLRADQSGRAYKESWGMASTKAVQERFGRLDPYELARKTLFAEGISSSKIYLDPDRPSIEDLLDMITSGVRSSFTYAGARSVSDFQERALVGVQSAAGYEEGKALPVSW, encoded by the coding sequence ATGAAATTCATCGGCGCTGTCCCGGCTCACGACCTGACCTACTCGGACGTCTTCCTCGTTCCGTCGCGTTCGGACGTCGTGAGCAGGCTCGATGTCTCGCTCGCTCCGAACGACGGCACGCCCGCGACCATCCCGCTCGTGTCGGCGAACATGAACTCGGTGACGGGTCCGCGGCTTGCCGCCGCCCTCGCCCGACGCGGCGGCCTCGGCGTGCTGCCACAGGACATGCCGCTGCAGGAGCTCGATTCCGCCATCCGATGGGTCAAGGAGCAGCCGGTTCTCTGGGACAGCCCGCTCGTCTTCGGGCCGGATGCCACGGCCGCGGACGTCCTCGCGATCCTCCCGGCCGTCGAAGGACACGGAATCGTCATTCAGGACGGCAGCGAGTTCCTCGGCTGCATCCCCGCGGAGCGGCTGCGGAGCGTGCTCGACGATGCTCGACTGGGCGACCTGCTGCGCGGTGCCTCCGCCTCGCTCGACGCGGAGGACATCACCACCGGTCGTCAGGCCTTCGACCTCATGGTCGACGCCGACCTGACATTCACCGCACTTCTGAGACACGGAAAGCTCGTCGGCACGCTCAGTCGCCGCGGAGCGCTGCGCTCGACGCTCTACGCCCCCGCCACGGATGGCGACGGACGCCTCGCCGCCGCGGCGGCCATCGGCGTCAACGGCGATGTCGCGGGGAAGGCACGCGCGCTCGCCGCCGCGGGAGTCGACGTCCTCGTCGTCGACACCGCTCACGGCCACCAGGAATCCATGCTGCGCGCGCTCGCGGCGGTCGCGGACCTGTCACTCGGCATCCCGATCGTCGCGGGAAACGTCGTATCCGCCGCGGGGGTCGCGGACCTCGTCGACGCGGGCGCCTCGATCATCAAGGTCGGGGTCGGTCCGGGGGCGATGTGCACGACCCGCATGATGACCGCCGTCGGGCGCCCCCAGTTCTCGGCGGTGCTCGAGACAGCCGAGGCGGCGCGGGAGCGCGGCGCACACGTCTGGGCGGACGGCGGAGTGCGCTACCCGCGCGACGTGGCGCTCGCGCTCGCCGCCGGGGCCTCGAGCGTCATGATCGGATCCTGGTTCGCCGGCACGATCGAGGGGCCCGGCCAGTTGCGCGCTGACCAGAGCGGGCGCGCGTACAAGGAGAGCTGGGGCATGGCGTCGACGAAGGCGGTGCAGGAGCGATTCGGCCGCCTCGACCCTTACGAGCTCGCGCGCAAGACGCTGTTCGCCGAAGGAATCTCGTCGTCGAAGATCTACCTCGACCCGGACCGGCCGTCGATCGAGGACCTGCTCGACATGATCACCTCCGGAGTGCGGTCCTCATTCACCTACGCGGGCGCCCGAAGCGTGAGCGACTTCCAGGAGAGAGCGCTCGTCGGCGTGCAGTCGGCCGCGGGCTATGAGGAGGGCAAGGCTCTGCCCGTCTCGTGGTGA
- a CDS encoding multifunctional oxoglutarate decarboxylase/oxoglutarate dehydrogenase thiamine pyrophosphate-binding subunit/dihydrolipoyllysine-residue succinyltransferase subunit: MSSQLTGVGAEHGATAEFGANEWLVDEMYEKYLADKNSVDESWWPILEKYRPVTGDSVAGKGSPSPAAPAPSSNGQPVAKTTSVQPKSQPIPADAPQRSTEPAKADEDAAEGPQDVVTPLRGMTKTLATNMDQSLTVPTATSVRTIPAKLLIDNRIVINNHLKRARGGKVSFTHLIGWALIQALKNFPSQNVYYDVVDGKPSVVAPAHIGLGIAIDLPKPDGSRSLMVPAIKNAETLTFSEYLAAYEDLVSRARANKLTAADFKGSTFSLTNPGGIGTVHSVPRLMKGQGCIIGAGALEYPAEFQGASEKTLVELGIGKTITLTSTYDHRVIQGAGSGEFLKKVHELLIGQRNFYEDIFAALRIPYDPIHWAPDISVDLSDTVNKTARVQELINSFRVRGHLMADIDPLEYVQRSHPDLDIATHGLTFWDLDREFVTGNFTDKRQMKLRDILGVLRDSYCRTTGLEYMHIQDPAQRAWIQDKVERPYAKPTHDEQIRILGKLNEAEAFETFLQTKYVGQKRFSLEGGESTIALLDAVLQEATERGLDGAAIGMAHRGRLNVLTNIAGKTYGQIFQEFEGHQDSKNSGSGDVKYHLGTEGTYRSADGVELPVYLAANPSHLEAVNGVLEGIVRAKQDRQPIGSFRTLPILIHGDAAMAGQGVVLETMQLSQLRGYRTGGTIHVVVNNQVGFTTTPGEGRTSVYNTDVAKTIQAPIWHVNGDDPEAVTRVAQLAFQFQQEFHKDVVIDLVCYRRRGHNEGDDPSMTQPLMYNLIEAKRSVRKLYTEALVGRGDITEEEYESAHNDFQDRLERAFMETHAAQTSSTPVVIEETDEDGYTGEPETTGVPESVIHTIGDAFNNKPAGFTVHKKLQQLLQKRVEMSRNGNIDWAFGELLAFGSLLLEGTPVRMSGQDSRRGTFVQRHAVLHDRENGQEWLPLTNLSENQARFWIYDSLLSEYAVMAYEYGYSVERPDALVLWEAQFGDFANGAQTVIDEFVASAEQKWGQRSSVVLLLPHGYEGAGPDHSSARIERFLQLCAEKNMTVARPSTPASYFHLLRRQAYARPRRPLVVFSPKAMLRLKGATSDVPAFTSGKFEPVIDDAFVEDKSAVKRVLLHAGKIHWDLRGELTKNPNPEIALVRLEQYYPVPGDELRQVLSQYPNAEIAWVQEEPENQGAWPFISLELAKHLANDKVLGITRPAAASPATGSAKRHAAEHTKLMSRALNL, from the coding sequence GTGTCGAGCCAGTTGACCGGAGTGGGCGCCGAGCACGGTGCCACCGCAGAATTCGGAGCCAACGAATGGCTCGTCGACGAGATGTACGAGAAGTACCTCGCCGATAAGAATTCGGTAGACGAATCCTGGTGGCCGATCCTCGAGAAGTATCGCCCCGTCACGGGCGACTCGGTCGCCGGCAAGGGCTCGCCGTCGCCCGCCGCACCCGCGCCGTCCTCGAACGGACAGCCTGTCGCGAAGACGACGAGCGTTCAGCCGAAGTCCCAGCCGATCCCCGCTGACGCGCCGCAGCGCAGCACGGAGCCGGCGAAGGCCGACGAGGACGCCGCCGAGGGACCGCAGGACGTCGTCACTCCGCTGCGCGGAATGACGAAGACGCTCGCGACGAACATGGACCAGAGCCTCACCGTCCCGACCGCGACGAGCGTCCGCACGATCCCGGCGAAACTGCTCATCGACAACCGCATCGTCATCAACAACCACCTCAAGCGTGCGCGCGGTGGCAAGGTCAGCTTCACTCACCTGATCGGCTGGGCGCTCATCCAGGCGCTCAAGAACTTCCCGAGCCAGAACGTCTACTACGACGTCGTCGACGGTAAGCCGAGCGTCGTCGCTCCCGCGCACATCGGTCTCGGGATCGCCATCGACCTGCCGAAGCCGGACGGCTCCCGCTCGCTCATGGTCCCCGCGATCAAGAACGCGGAGACCCTCACCTTCAGCGAGTACCTGGCCGCCTACGAGGATCTCGTCTCCCGCGCACGGGCCAACAAGCTCACGGCCGCCGACTTCAAGGGATCGACGTTCTCCCTCACGAACCCGGGCGGCATCGGCACCGTGCACTCGGTTCCCCGCCTGATGAAGGGGCAGGGCTGCATCATCGGCGCCGGCGCCCTCGAGTACCCGGCGGAGTTCCAGGGCGCGTCGGAGAAGACGCTCGTCGAGCTCGGCATCGGCAAGACCATCACGCTCACGTCCACTTATGACCACCGCGTGATCCAGGGTGCGGGCTCGGGTGAATTCCTGAAGAAGGTGCACGAGCTCCTCATCGGCCAGCGCAACTTCTACGAGGACATCTTCGCCGCGCTGCGCATCCCGTACGACCCCATCCACTGGGCCCCCGACATCTCCGTCGACCTGAGCGACACCGTCAACAAGACGGCGCGAGTGCAGGAGCTCATCAACTCGTTCCGCGTACGCGGCCACCTCATGGCCGACATCGACCCGCTCGAGTACGTGCAACGCTCGCACCCCGACCTCGACATCGCCACCCATGGGCTCACCTTCTGGGACCTCGACCGCGAGTTCGTCACGGGCAACTTCACCGACAAGCGTCAGATGAAGCTGCGCGACATCCTCGGCGTCCTGCGCGACTCCTACTGCCGCACGACGGGGCTCGAGTACATGCACATTCAGGATCCCGCGCAGCGCGCATGGATCCAGGACAAGGTCGAGCGCCCCTACGCGAAGCCAACGCACGACGAGCAGATCCGCATCCTCGGCAAGCTGAACGAGGCCGAGGCGTTCGAGACGTTCCTGCAGACGAAGTACGTCGGGCAGAAGCGCTTCAGCCTCGAGGGCGGCGAGTCGACGATCGCGCTGCTCGACGCTGTCCTGCAGGAGGCGACGGAGCGCGGCCTGGACGGCGCCGCGATCGGCATGGCGCACCGCGGTCGGCTCAACGTTCTCACCAACATCGCCGGGAAGACCTATGGGCAGATCTTCCAGGAGTTCGAGGGTCACCAGGACTCGAAGAACTCCGGCTCGGGCGACGTGAAGTACCACCTCGGCACGGAAGGCACCTACCGGTCCGCCGACGGCGTCGAGCTTCCCGTCTACCTCGCGGCGAACCCCTCGCACCTCGAGGCTGTGAACGGCGTGCTCGAGGGCATCGTGCGCGCGAAGCAGGACCGCCAGCCGATCGGCTCGTTCCGCACGCTTCCGATCCTCATCCACGGCGACGCGGCGATGGCCGGTCAGGGCGTCGTGCTCGAGACGATGCAGCTCTCGCAGCTGCGCGGGTACCGCACGGGCGGGACGATCCACGTCGTCGTCAACAACCAGGTCGGCTTCACGACGACTCCGGGTGAGGGACGCACCTCCGTCTACAACACCGACGTCGCCAAGACGATCCAGGCCCCGATCTGGCACGTGAACGGCGACGACCCCGAAGCGGTCACGCGCGTGGCCCAGCTGGCGTTCCAGTTCCAGCAGGAGTTCCACAAGGATGTCGTCATCGACCTCGTGTGCTACCGCCGCCGCGGCCACAACGAGGGCGACGACCCGTCGATGACGCAGCCGCTCATGTACAACCTCATCGAGGCGAAGCGCTCGGTGCGCAAGCTGTACACGGAAGCTCTCGTCGGCCGCGGCGACATCACCGAGGAAGAGTACGAGTCGGCGCACAACGACTTCCAGGACCGCCTCGAGCGGGCCTTCATGGAGACGCACGCCGCCCAGACGAGCTCGACTCCCGTGGTGATCGAGGAGACCGACGAGGACGGCTACACCGGCGAGCCAGAGACGACGGGCGTTCCGGAGAGCGTGATCCACACGATCGGCGACGCGTTCAACAACAAGCCGGCGGGCTTCACGGTGCACAAGAAGCTTCAGCAGCTGCTGCAGAAGCGCGTCGAGATGAGCCGCAACGGCAACATCGACTGGGCGTTCGGCGAGCTTCTCGCGTTCGGCTCCCTCTTGCTCGAGGGAACTCCCGTGCGCATGAGCGGGCAGGACTCCCGGCGCGGAACGTTCGTGCAGCGTCACGCGGTGCTCCACGACCGTGAGAACGGCCAGGAGTGGCTGCCGCTCACGAACCTGTCGGAGAACCAGGCGCGCTTCTGGATCTACGACTCGCTGCTGTCGGAGTACGCCGTCATGGCCTACGAGTACGGCTACTCCGTCGAGCGTCCCGACGCGCTCGTGCTGTGGGAGGCGCAGTTCGGCGACTTCGCGAACGGCGCACAGACCGTCATCGACGAGTTCGTCGCCTCAGCGGAGCAGAAGTGGGGCCAGCGTTCGAGCGTCGTGCTGCTGCTCCCCCACGGTTACGAGGGCGCCGGTCCCGACCACTCCTCGGCGCGCATCGAGCGGTTCCTTCAGCTGTGCGCGGAGAAGAACATGACGGTGGCGCGCCCCTCGACCCCGGCATCCTATTTCCACTTGCTCCGCCGTCAGGCGTACGCGCGTCCGCGTCGCCCTCTCGTCGTGTTCAGCCCGAAGGCGATGCTGCGCCTCAAGGGCGCGACAAGCGACGTGCCGGCGTTCACGAGCGGCAAGTTCGAGCCCGTGATCGACGACGCCTTCGTCGAGGACAAGTCGGCCGTGAAGCGCGTGCTGCTGCACGCGGGCAAGATCCACTGGGACCTCCGCGGGGAGCTGACGAAGAACCCGAACCCCGAGATCGCCCTCGTGCGTCTCGAGCAGTACTACCCGGTTCCCGGCGACGAGCTTCGCCAGGTGCTCAGCCAGTACCCGAATGCGGAGATCGCGTGGGTGCAGGAAGAGCCGGAGAACCAGGGCGCATGGCCGTTCATCTCTCTCGAGCTCGCGAAGCACCTCGCGAACGACAAGGTGCTCGGCATCACTCGTCCCGCCGCGGCCTCTCCCGCGACGGGCTCCGCAAAGCGCCACGCCGCCGAGCACACGAAGCTCATGAGCCGCGCGCTCAACCTCTGA
- a CDS encoding ADP-dependent NAD(P)H-hydrate dehydratase, giving the protein MTLWTKWTDADARGWIRVPVADDDKYARGVLGAITGSEQFPGAAVLGVEAAMRAGVGMVRYLGEERATQLVLQRRPEVVTVAGRVQAWLVGSGVDPEQLPEARRRSIVEAIESGLPTVVDAGALQFVRGRGRPNVIVTPHYRELATLLASVDVRVDAAAVRRDPARWAELATEALGTTVLLKGSVTHIAAPDGERITVEGAPAWLATAGTGDVLGGVLGTLCASHAQEPGAVPARIAATAALVHARAGALASRGGPIAALDVADAVPAAIRALLAA; this is encoded by the coding sequence ATGACGCTGTGGACGAAGTGGACGGATGCCGACGCGCGGGGCTGGATCAGGGTTCCCGTTGCCGACGACGACAAGTACGCGCGCGGCGTTCTGGGTGCGATCACCGGTTCGGAGCAGTTTCCCGGCGCGGCCGTGCTCGGCGTCGAGGCCGCCATGCGCGCAGGCGTCGGCATGGTGCGCTACCTGGGGGAGGAGCGAGCGACGCAGCTCGTGCTGCAGCGCAGACCCGAGGTCGTGACGGTTGCCGGGCGCGTGCAGGCGTGGCTCGTCGGGTCGGGCGTCGATCCGGAGCAGCTCCCGGAGGCACGGCGTCGGAGCATCGTCGAGGCGATCGAGTCGGGGCTCCCGACGGTTGTGGACGCCGGTGCGCTCCAGTTCGTTCGCGGTCGTGGGCGGCCGAACGTCATCGTGACGCCGCACTACCGGGAACTCGCGACGCTGCTCGCCTCCGTCGACGTGCGCGTGGATGCCGCTGCCGTGCGGCGGGACCCGGCGCGCTGGGCCGAGCTCGCGACGGAGGCGCTCGGCACCACGGTGCTGCTGAAGGGCAGCGTCACCCACATCGCCGCGCCCGACGGGGAACGCATAACGGTGGAGGGCGCCCCCGCCTGGCTCGCGACGGCGGGGACGGGCGACGTGCTCGGCGGCGTTCTCGGAACGCTGTGCGCTTCGCACGCCCAGGAGCCCGGCGCCGTTCCCGCGCGAATCGCCGCGACTGCCGCGCTCGTGCACGCGCGCGCCGGTGCGCTCGCTTCGCGCGGCGGCCCGATCGCCGCGCTCGACGTCGCCGACGCGGTCCCCGCGGCGATCCGCGCCCTGCTGGCCGCGTGA